In the genome of Streptomyces sp. V2I9, one region contains:
- a CDS encoding amino acid ABC transporter ATP-binding protein, translating into MSGVSVTKAAEDAAPEANDLVVLSNVNKHFGALHVLQDIDLTIARGEVVVVIGPSGSGKSTLCRTINRLETVDSGSISIDGKPLPQEGKELARLRADVGMVFQSFNLFAHKTVLENVMLGQVKVRKADKKAAEEKARTLLDRVGVGVQADKYPAQLSGGQQQRVAIARALAMDPKVMLFDEPTSALDPEMINEVLEVMQQLARDGMTMIVVTHEMGFARSAANRVVFMADGKIVEEATPEQFFSNPRSDRAKDFLSKILHH; encoded by the coding sequence ATGAGCGGAGTTTCAGTGACCAAGGCCGCCGAGGATGCCGCGCCCGAGGCGAACGATCTGGTCGTACTGAGCAACGTCAACAAGCACTTCGGCGCGCTGCATGTGCTCCAGGACATCGACCTGACCATCGCCCGTGGCGAGGTCGTGGTCGTCATCGGGCCCTCCGGGTCCGGCAAGTCCACGCTGTGCCGCACGATCAACCGCTTGGAGACGGTCGACTCGGGATCGATCTCGATCGACGGCAAGCCCCTGCCCCAGGAGGGCAAGGAGCTGGCCAGGCTGCGTGCCGACGTGGGCATGGTCTTCCAGTCGTTCAATCTCTTCGCCCACAAGACGGTGCTGGAGAACGTCATGCTGGGCCAGGTCAAGGTCCGCAAGGCCGACAAGAAGGCCGCGGAGGAGAAGGCCCGGACGCTGCTCGACCGGGTGGGCGTCGGCGTCCAGGCCGACAAGTACCCGGCGCAGCTCTCCGGCGGCCAGCAGCAACGCGTGGCGATCGCACGGGCGTTGGCGATGGACCCGAAGGTCATGCTCTTCGACGAGCCCACGTCGGCGCTCGACCCGGAGATGATCAACGAGGTCCTGGAGGTCATGCAGCAGCTGGCCCGCGACGGGATGACGATGATCGTCGTCACCCACGAGATGGGCTTCGCCCGGTCCGCCGCCAACCGCGTCGTGTTCATGGCGGACGGAAAGATCGTCGAAGAGGCGACGCCCGAACAGTTCTTCAGCAACCCGCGCAGCGACCGGGCCAAGGACTTCCTGTCGAAGATCCTTCACCACTGA
- a CDS encoding response regulator transcription factor: protein MRLLLVEDDDHVAAALSAVLARHGFRIVHARNGEEALRALLPAEKEPFGVILLDLGLPDQDGYEVCGKIRKRTATPVIMVTARADVRSRIHGLNLGADDYVTKPYDTGELLARIHAVARRTTSGEDTAPTPAAALRLGPVTIELPTRRVSVDGEEVQLTRKEFDLLALLAQRPGVVFRREQIISEVWRTSWEGTGRTLEVHVASLRSKLRLPALIETVRGVGYRLVAPSA, encoded by the coding sequence ATGAGACTGCTGCTCGTCGAGGACGACGACCATGTCGCGGCCGCCCTGTCCGCCGTGCTCGCCCGGCACGGATTCCGGATCGTGCACGCCCGCAACGGCGAGGAGGCCCTGCGCGCGCTGCTGCCCGCCGAGAAGGAGCCCTTCGGGGTGATCCTCCTCGACCTCGGCCTGCCCGACCAGGACGGCTACGAGGTGTGCGGGAAGATCCGCAAGCGCACCGCGACCCCCGTCATCATGGTCACCGCCCGCGCCGACGTCCGCTCGCGCATCCACGGACTCAACCTGGGCGCCGACGACTACGTCACCAAGCCGTACGACACCGGCGAACTGCTCGCCCGTATCCACGCGGTCGCCCGGCGCACCACCAGCGGCGAGGACACCGCGCCGACCCCCGCCGCCGCCCTGCGCCTCGGGCCCGTCACCATCGAGCTGCCGACCCGCCGCGTCAGCGTGGACGGAGAGGAGGTCCAGCTCACCCGCAAGGAGTTCGACCTGCTCGCCCTCCTCGCCCAGCGCCCCGGCGTGGTCTTCCGCCGCGAACAGATCATCAGTGAGGTCTGGCGCACCAGCTGGGAGGGGACCGGACGCACCCTGGAGGTCCACGTCGCCTCCCTGCGCTCCAAACTGCGGCTGCCCGCCCTGATCGAGACCGTGCGGGGCGTCGGCTACCGGCTCGTCGCCCCGTCCGCGTGA
- a CDS encoding HAMP domain-containing sensor histidine kinase translates to MRSRLLPLLIVLMAAMLLTLGFPLAVSVAAAEQQRLVIDRIDDTARFAGLAQAITDTSPDSEERRRTLQTDLEVYASVYDIRAGVFFRDDRALAKAPGSWALPAEGEGRTAFAEALLGRRSHDPPQVWPWHDGRVVVASPVVRDGDVVAVVVIDSPTGEMRSRTLRTWLFIGLGEVLALLVAVGAAVRLTGWVLLPVRTLDAATHDIAGGRMRSRVAASAGPPELRRLARSFNEMADNVEDVLEQQRAFVADASHQLRNPLAALLLRIELLALELPEGSEEIAAVRTEGKRLARVLDDLLDLALAEHAEADLQLIDIVPLTAERVASWRPMAERKEVRLALDGVPAATAWADPIALSSALDAVIDNALKFTPAGEEVTVTVASGAAEATVVVADRGPGLTEAELERVGDRFWRSTRHQNISGSGLGLSISRVLLAAGGGSIAYEHHEPHGLRVTVSVPRDLPGPA, encoded by the coding sequence GTGCGCTCCCGCCTCCTTCCGCTGCTCATCGTCCTGATGGCCGCCATGCTGCTCACCCTCGGCTTCCCGCTCGCGGTGAGCGTGGCGGCGGCCGAGCAGCAGCGCCTGGTGATCGACCGGATCGACGACACCGCGCGGTTCGCCGGCCTCGCCCAGGCGATCACGGACACCTCCCCGGACAGTGAGGAGCGGCGCCGCACCCTCCAGACCGACCTGGAGGTCTACGCCTCGGTGTACGACATACGGGCCGGCGTCTTCTTCCGCGACGACCGGGCCCTGGCCAAGGCCCCCGGCTCCTGGGCCCTGCCCGCCGAAGGGGAGGGGCGCACGGCGTTCGCCGAGGCGCTGCTCGGCCGCCGCTCGCACGATCCGCCGCAGGTCTGGCCCTGGCACGACGGGCGCGTCGTCGTCGCCTCGCCCGTGGTGCGCGACGGTGACGTGGTCGCCGTGGTCGTCATCGACTCGCCCACCGGCGAGATGCGCTCCCGCACCCTGCGGACCTGGCTCTTCATCGGCCTCGGCGAGGTGCTGGCCCTGCTGGTGGCCGTCGGCGCGGCCGTACGGCTCACCGGCTGGGTCCTGCTGCCCGTACGCACCCTGGACGCGGCCACCCACGACATCGCCGGCGGCCGGATGCGCTCCCGCGTGGCCGCGTCGGCCGGGCCGCCGGAGCTGAGACGCCTCGCGCGCTCCTTCAACGAGATGGCGGACAACGTCGAGGACGTGCTGGAGCAGCAGCGCGCCTTCGTCGCCGACGCCTCGCACCAGCTGCGCAACCCGCTGGCCGCCCTGCTGCTGCGCATCGAGCTGCTCGCCCTGGAACTGCCCGAGGGCAGCGAGGAGATCGCCGCCGTGCGCACCGAGGGCAAGCGGCTGGCGCGGGTCCTCGACGACCTCCTCGACCTCGCGCTGGCCGAGCACGCCGAGGCCGACCTCCAGCTCATCGACATCGTCCCGCTCACCGCCGAGCGGGTCGCCTCCTGGCGTCCGATGGCGGAGCGGAAGGAGGTGCGGCTCGCCCTGGACGGGGTCCCGGCGGCCACCGCCTGGGCCGACCCGATCGCACTCTCCAGCGCCCTGGACGCGGTCATCGACAACGCCCTGAAGTTCACCCCGGCCGGCGAGGAGGTGACCGTCACCGTCGCCAGCGGGGCCGCCGAGGCGACCGTCGTGGTCGCCGACCGGGGACCCGGTCTCACGGAGGCGGAGCTGGAACGCGTCGGCGACCGCTTCTGGCGCAGCACCCGCCACCAGAACATCAGCGGATCGGGCCTCGGCCTCTCCATCTCGCGGGTGCTGCTCGCGGCGGGCGGCGGCTCGATCGCCTACGAGCACCACGAGCCGCACGGTCTGCGGGTGACGGTCTCGGTCCCCCGCGACCTGCCGGGCCCGGCCTGA